From Cydia splendana chromosome 4, ilCydSple1.2, whole genome shotgun sequence, one genomic window encodes:
- the LOC134790036 gene encoding myrosinase 1-like: MKLIVFAVLICKGYAEILNFSGGPRSNFTFPKDFVFGVSTAAIQIEGAWNIDGKTPSIWDNLIHNNRSFVRDRSTPDVAADSYHLYKRDAEMVHELGVDIYRFSISWPRVLPTGLANEVNPLGIQYYKNLIDELIKYNITPMVTIYHWDLPQKLQDVGGWSNAHIVDYFTDYAKVLFDNFADKVKYWITFNEPMQTCLEGYGGTTRAPSLNRHGIAEYLCTHNLLKAHANVYHLYSQQYRSLFGGKIGMSLDSNWAEPKSNSAKDKEAAQLYLKTHVGWYAHPVYSAEGNYPPELIKLVDEKSRQQNYSRSRLPKFTPEEVDYIRGTADFFGLNHYTTYLLSMADGEVGAIPSHENDVGIVRVQDPKWPSRSSSTWLKVVPFGFRRLLRWISTTYNNVPIIVTENGYADYDGVDDYSRVSYYSHYLNALLHAIHEDKSNVQGYFAWSLMDNWEWDDGFVSRFGLYLVDFKSPKKTRTPKRSARLYTDVVSTRRLPADYDPEDFSAFSGAATLAPTLLPLLVLYRP; encoded by the exons ATACGCCGAGATCCTAAACTTCTCAGGCGGACCTAGGTCTAATTTCACATTCCCGAAAGATTTCGTCTTCGGCGTGTCTACTGCTGCCATACAAATTGAAGGAGCTTGGAACATAGATG GCAAAACACCGAGTATATGGGATAACCTAATTCACAATAACAGAAGTTTTGTGAGAGATCGCTCAACGCCTGACGTTGCGGCGGACTCCTACCACTTATACAAGAGGGATGCCGAAATGGTCCACGAACTCGGAGTGGATATTTACCGCTTCTCCATATCGTGGCCTAGAGTCCTACCTACAGGGTTAGCTAATGAAGTCAACCCTCTTGGCATACAGTATTACAAAAACCTAATTGATGAGTTGATAAAATACAACATCACGCCCATGGTGACGATTTATCACTGGGATCTACCACAGAAACTACAGGATGTGGGAGGCTGGAGTAACGCTCATATAGTCGATTACTTCACCGACTACGCAAAGGTTCTGTTCGACAACTTTGCCGATAAAGTAAAGTACTGGATTACTTTCAACGAGCCGATGCAGACCTGTCTGGAGGGCTACGGGGGCACCACCCGTGCGCCGTCGCTCAACCGCCACGGCATCGCCGAATACCTCTGCACGCATAATCTCCTTAAAGCCCACGCTAATGTGTATCATCTATATAGCCAACAATACCGCTCTTTGTTTGGAG GTAAGATCGGCATGTCCTTGGATTCCAATTGGGCGGAGCCGAAGTCAAATTCTGCAAAGGATAAGGAAGCGGCACAGTTGTATTTGAAAACACAT GTTGGCTGGTACGCACACCCTGTTTATTCCGCAGAAGGCAATTATCCCCCTGAACTTATAAAGCTGGTCGACGAGAAAAGCAGGCAACAGAACTACAGTCGTTCTCGCTTGCCCAAGTTTACCCCCGAGGAGGTCGACTATATTAGAGGCACCGCCGATTTCTTCGGCTTGAATCACTACACTACATATCTCCTTAGTATGGCAGATGGAGAAGTAGGGGCTATACCATCTCACGAAAATGACGTAGGCATCGTCAGAGTTCAAGATCCTAAGTGGCCGTCCCGGTCGTCATCCACCTGGCTCAAG GTGGTGCCCTTCGGTTTCCGAAGACTACTGCGGTGGATCTCCACAACATACAACAATGTCCCCATCATTGTGACCGAGAACGGGTACGCAGACTATGATGGCGTAGACGACTATTCGCGCGTGTCGTACTACAGCCACTATCTGAACGCGTTGCTGCACGCCATACACGAGGACAAGAGCAATGTGCAGGGGTACTTTGCGTGGAGCTTGATGGACAATTGGGAATGGGATGATGGATTTGT GTCCCGCTTCGGTCTGTACTTGGTCGACTTTAAGAGCCCAAAGAAGACACGCACGCCCAAGCGTTCGGCGCGGCTGTACACAGACGTGGTGTCCACGCGGCGGCTGCCCGCAGACTACGACCCTGAGGACTTCTCCGCGTTCTCCGGAGCCGCCACACTGGCTCCCACTCTGCTCCCCCTCCTAGTCCTCTACAGGCCTTAG
- the LOC134790038 gene encoding facilitated trehalose transporter Tret1-like, whose product MTAKTRSHWKEYATALCATLITATAGTCYGWPSPTLAYLQSSESSIPTTADQGSWITSIMILCSALTPVPSAYFADRFGRKTTLLLGAVPFIIGWILVIVAKSVSVLYVARMFSGLGYGIVYTVAPMYTGEIATNEVRGALSTLITLMNKVGILAQYCIGPFVSMQTLAGINLILPISFVLSFIFLPESPYYYLKFERSERAERSLRMLRSGDIRTELKNIEINVQEDMKNKGSWLDLVTEATNRKAMWISLGVFTIQQLCGSAAVVAYAQVIFNQTASSNSSHAAAAGHLEPYVESIMVGCVQVATCVLSVCLVDRVGRKPLLLLSALGVGLMNGTLGTFYWFYEADKESVQFLHWLPVASILVYIVCYAIGLSTVPYVIIGEMFPTNVKLYASCVAHIYTGIFMFAVQKLFQVVRDSCGIYTVFWGFSTFSFLGLVFMLVMLPETKGKSFASIQAQLKRDVARDNASKLMTVEY is encoded by the exons CAACCCTCATCACCGCAACAGCAGGCACCTGCTACGGCTGGCCGTCGCCGACGCTCGCCTACCTGCAGTCCAGCGAGAGTTCCATCCCCACCACCGCGGACCAGGGCTCATGGATCACCTCCATCATGATTCTGTGCTCTGCGCTCACGCCTGTACCCTCCGCCTACTTCGCCGACAGATTTGGACGAAAAACTACCCTACTACTTG GGGCCGTGCCATTCATCATAGGCTGGATCCTGGTGATAGTGGCCAAGTCAGTGTCGGTGCTGTACGTGGCACGGATGTTCTCCGGTCTGGGTTACGGCATCGTCTACACCGTGGCACCCATGTACACCGGCGAAATTGCCACCAATGAAGTCCGAGGCGCCCTCTCCACGCTCATCACTCTCATGAATAAA GTCGGTATTCTTGCCCAGTACTGTATCGGACCCTTCGTCTCGATGCAAACCCTAGCCGGCATCAACTTGATCCTACCTATATCATTCGTTTTAAGCTTCATATTCTTGCCGGAGTCGCCATACTATTACCTGAAATTTGAACGTAGCGAAAGAGCAGAACGGTCCCTAAGAATGCTACGCAGCGGAGACATAAGGACAGAGCTCAAAAACATCGAGATCAATGTCCAGGAAGACATGAAGAACAAAGGTTCCTGGCTCGACCTTGTCACAGAAGCAACGAATAGAAAAGCTATGTGGATAAGTTTGGGAGTGTTCACCATTCAACAACTTTGTGGCAGTGCTGCTGTGGTTGCGTACGCCCAAGTGATATTTAACCAGACGGCGTCCTCTAACAGCTCACACGCCGCAGCCGCTGGGCACTTGGAACCCTACGTAGAATCTATTATGGTGGGCTGCGTGCAAGTCGCGACATGTGTGCTGTCAGTTTGCCTCGTCGACCGAGTGGGAAGGAAACCACTGCTCCTACTATCTGCGCTTGGAGTAGGGCTAATGAATGGAACACTTGGAACGTTCTACTGGTTTTACGAAGCGGACAAGGAGTCTGTCCAGTTCCTGCACTGGTTGCCAGTGGCCTCTATCCTCGTGTACATCGTGTGCTACGCCATAGGGTTGTCAACGGTGCCCTACGTCATCATCGGAGAGATGTTCCCTACAAACGTCAAGCTGTACGCTTCCTGTGTAGCGCATATATACACGGGAATCTTCATGTTCGCAGTGCAAAAACTCTTCcag GTGGTCAGGGACTCGTGTGGCATTTACACAGTATTCTGGGGCTTCTCAACATTCTCGTTCCTCGGGCTGGTGTTCATGCTAGTGATGCTGCCCGAGACCAAGGGCAAGTCCTTCGCCTCCATCCAAGCGCAGCTGAAGCGCGACGTCGCGCGCGACAACGCCAGCAAGCTTATGACCGTCGAGTATTAA